One genomic segment of Vagococcus intermedius includes these proteins:
- a CDS encoding energy-coupling factor ABC transporter permease: MTKSTKLKVTGTAGLLLYFLTVGEPEQANAMHIMEGFLPPAWCAFWFAVFIPFFIYGLLNMRKIVQKNPESKMLLALSGAFIFILSALKLPSVTGSTSHPTGVGIGTLFFGPSVISVLGTICLLFQALLLAHGGLSTLGANAFSMAVVGPFVGYGIYKLARKVNLSQSVSIFLCAALADLATYLTTSIQLGVVFPDAGLGVFGTIVKFMGIFCLTQIPIAIAEGLLTVVMYNLIAEYMPHAQLKGGTN, translated from the coding sequence TCTTAACAGTTGGTGAACCAGAACAAGCAAATGCTATGCATATTATGGAAGGATTTTTACCTCCTGCTTGGTGTGCCTTTTGGTTTGCAGTCTTTATTCCTTTCTTTATTTACGGTTTACTTAATATGCGTAAAATTGTTCAAAAGAACCCTGAAAGTAAAATGTTATTAGCTCTATCAGGTGCCTTTATTTTTATTTTATCCGCTTTAAAATTACCATCAGTGACAGGATCAACTTCTCACCCAACGGGTGTTGGGATTGGTACCTTATTCTTTGGTCCATCTGTTATTAGTGTACTTGGTACTATTTGTCTATTATTCCAAGCTTTATTGTTAGCACATGGTGGTTTATCAACATTAGGAGCAAATGCATTTTCAATGGCAGTTGTTGGACCTTTTGTCGGATATGGTATTTATAAATTAGCGCGTAAAGTTAATTTAAGTCAATCTGTTTCAATCTTTTTATGTGCAGCTTTAGCAGATTTAGCTACCTATCTAACAACTTCTATTCAATTAGGTGTTGTTTTTCCAGATGCGGGCTTAGGTGTTTTTGGAACGATCGTTAAATTTATGGGGATTTTTTGTTTGACTCAAATCCCGATTGCTATAGCAGAAGGCCTATTGACTGTTGTTATGTATAATTTAATCGCTGAATATATGCCACATGCTCAATTAAAAGGGGGAACTAACTAA
- a CDS encoding cob(I)yrinic acid a,c-diamide adenosyltransferase — translation MRIYTKYGDTGYTRIVSGKRLKKDDIRVESYGTIDELCAIVGQALTLIPDEWEIKQEVLLIQQEIFDCGSDLAVPDFHRPFKLKQEAVVHLEKLIDSHLKETPKIEHFIIPGGTPLAAQLHIARTVARRAERRIVTLMSQSEDINPQVLVYINRLSDYLFVIARVANLREAGDEVLYTNSPKIFRSKRSDV, via the coding sequence ATGCGTATTTATACAAAATATGGTGACACGGGTTATACTCGAATTGTGAGTGGTAAAAGACTTAAAAAAGATGACATTAGAGTAGAAAGCTATGGGACAATTGACGAATTATGTGCCATTGTTGGTCAAGCGTTAACTCTGATACCTGATGAGTGGGAAATAAAGCAAGAAGTGCTACTGATTCAACAAGAAATTTTTGATTGTGGCAGTGATTTGGCTGTACCAGATTTTCATCGCCCTTTTAAGCTAAAGCAAGAAGCAGTCGTTCATTTAGAAAAATTAATTGATAGTCATTTAAAGGAAACCCCTAAAATTGAACATTTTATTATACCAGGGGGAACACCTTTGGCGGCACAGTTACATATTGCTCGTACAGTAGCTAGACGGGCAGAAAGACGAATTGTGACTTTAATGTCCCAGAGCGAAGATATTAACCCACAGGTTTTAGTGTATATTAATCGTTTATCAGATTATTTATTTGTCATCGCTCGAGTAGCGAATTTACGAGAAGCAGGTGATGAAGTATTGTATACAAACAGCCCTAAAATCTTCAGAAGTAAAAGAAGTGATGTGTAA
- the cbiQ gene encoding cobalt ECF transporter T component CbiQ, translating into MLIIDQIAYQNRLLKVSPCKKSFFYLILLLICLLSFPAIQLGMMLFVGSLTMYVARLSFKRYFKWFLVPLPFLLISLVTIMLTGSKNPVSFSHAILVGHYYIGVTPASLAMAYQLCIRSLSCLVCTYFFIFTVPFQQIIQVMSKLHLPDFFIEITMLMYRFIFIFLEVTHMIYKSQQLRFGYHNLKTSYLSMAQLGRLLVIQMLEQFQQMSVALEIKFYDGEFPIGR; encoded by the coding sequence ATGTTGATCATTGATCAAATTGCTTATCAAAATAGATTGTTAAAAGTAAGTCCGTGTAAGAAATCATTTTTTTATTTAATTTTGTTGTTAATTTGTTTACTCAGTTTTCCTGCGATTCAATTGGGAATGATGTTATTTGTAGGTAGTTTAACAATGTATGTGGCACGTTTATCTTTTAAGCGTTACTTTAAATGGTTCCTTGTCCCACTTCCTTTTTTATTAATTAGCTTAGTGACAATCATGCTAACCGGATCTAAAAATCCGGTTAGTTTTAGTCATGCTATTCTTGTAGGTCATTATTATATAGGTGTGACACCAGCTAGTCTAGCAATGGCTTATCAACTGTGTATTCGTTCTCTTAGTTGTTTAGTTTGCACTTATTTTTTTATTTTCACAGTTCCTTTTCAACAGATTATTCAAGTGATGAGTAAGCTACATTTACCAGATTTTTTTATTGAAATTACAATGTTAATGTATCGGTTTATTTTTATCTTTTTAGAGGTAACACATATGATTTATAAAAGTCAGCAACTACGTTTTGGTTACCATAATTTAAAAACCAGTTATTTAAGTATGGCACAATTAGGTCGTTTGTTAGTGATTCAAATGTTAGAACAGTTTCAGCAAATGTCGGTTGCCTTAGAAATTAAATTTTATGATGGAGAATTTCCAATAGGGAGGTAA
- the cobS gene encoding adenosylcobinamide-GDP ribazoletransferase: MIKALILYTQFFTRIPIPIGIDEPIEKMRHGIHWFTLFGFLIGGLEALIYYGLSFLFPVPLAFFIILLVDAMITGGFHLDALADMADGLFSSRKKERMLEIMKDSRIGSNGVLALIFYYGTLLLIVQSFAQIITPKLGVLLVISFSLIGKTGISLLFYKMKYAGSTQGLGTTFLNVPTVCVLGAQLFSIVILYVFFGLAGLLGYLGVFLVGLLYKRMVYQKVAGLNGDTLGAYGCISQVVFLAIYFATRGFLT, from the coding sequence ATGATTAAAGCCCTTATCTTATACACCCAATTTTTCACAAGAATTCCCATCCCAATTGGGATTGATGAACCTATTGAAAAAATGCGCCATGGTATTCACTGGTTTACCTTATTTGGCTTTTTAATTGGGGGGCTAGAAGCCCTTATTTATTATGGTTTAAGTTTTTTATTTCCAGTCCCACTTGCATTTTTTATCATTTTATTAGTAGATGCAATGATTACCGGCGGTTTTCATTTGGATGCTTTGGCTGATATGGCTGATGGGCTATTTTCTTCACGTAAAAAGGAACGTATGTTAGAAATCATGAAAGATAGCCGCATTGGTAGTAATGGGGTCTTAGCTTTAATTTTTTATTATGGAACGTTGTTATTAATTGTCCAATCGTTTGCCCAAATTATAACCCCAAAACTAGGAGTACTTCTAGTTATTAGTTTTAGTTTGATCGGTAAAACTGGTATTTCTTTATTATTTTATAAAATGAAATATGCGGGATCAACTCAAGGTTTAGGTACCACATTTTTAAATGTACCCACCGTATGCGTTTTGGGAGCCCAATTATTTTCAATAGTTATTTTATACGTATTCTTTGGTTTGGCAGGCTTGTTAGGATACTTAGGGGTATTTTTAGTAGGTTTACTATATAAAAGAATGGTTTATCAGAAAGTAGCTGGTCTAAATGGTGATACGTTAGGAGCGTATGGCTGTATCAGTCAAGTCGTCTTTTTAGCAATTTATTTTGCTACAAGAGGATTTTTGACATGA
- a CDS encoding uroporphyrinogen-III synthase, with amino-acid sequence MVRELLFTRQQPLSSNMKRELLSLGFRISDIPLISLSLLPNLPKDLPRKITYDWIFLTSAAAVNFFYEAFDEIPMTAKLAVIGEKTYEALRKNDQQRAYYPDIFTSEYFVAEWLEQQITAQYVLFPQSRLSRQLVQTELRKAGHRIDAFTLYDNVFTENAREELTAWLNTRPSDATVIFCSPSAWHHFYDCYQTTNLPLKFASIGPITTKAIQSVDCEVTYEARECTMKALIKEIIKGN; translated from the coding sequence ATGGTTAGAGAATTACTTTTCACACGCCAACAGCCTCTTTCGTCCAACATGAAACGTGAGTTGTTATCTTTGGGTTTTAGAATTAGTGATATTCCCTTAATTTCCTTAAGTTTGTTACCAAATTTACCCAAAGATCTACCTCGAAAAATTACTTATGACTGGATTTTTTTAACAAGTGCGGCTGCTGTAAATTTCTTTTATGAAGCATTTGATGAAATTCCGATGACTGCTAAGTTAGCTGTCATCGGTGAGAAAACTTATGAAGCTTTACGAAAAAATGATCAACAGAGAGCTTATTATCCAGATATTTTTACCTCGGAATATTTTGTAGCAGAATGGCTAGAGCAGCAAATAACAGCCCAATATGTCTTGTTTCCGCAAAGTAGGTTATCAAGACAATTGGTTCAAACTGAGTTAAGAAAAGCTGGTCATAGGATTGATGCCTTTACTTTATATGACAATGTTTTTACAGAAAATGCAAGAGAAGAGTTAACTGCTTGGCTAAATACTAGACCTAGTGATGCTACGGTGATTTTTTGTAGTCCCTCTGCCTGGCATCATTTTTATGACTGTTATCAAACAACTAACCTACCTTTAAAATTTGCTTCAATTGGTCCAATTACGACTAAAGCAATTCAATCCGTGGATTGTGAAGTGACGTATGAAGCTAGAGAGTGTACAATGAAAGCCTTGATAAAAGAAATTATTAAAGGAAATTAG
- the cobU gene encoding bifunctional adenosylcobinamide kinase/adenosylcobinamide-phosphate guanylyltransferase has product MGQLTVVTGGARSGKSRYAESQLIEKELVYYIATGISDPNDQEMQDRIHHHRLQRPSQWQTHEGYLNLPTFFKEHQKETCSYLFDCATLFTTNYFFYLLGKTFDLSPTEYDEFIEKMSMTDVNKLEKEIMVEWKKIIAELKNSRAENCFIVTNEIGLGLVPMNKFGRLFRDILGRVNQYLAKEADAVYFVISGLPQKIK; this is encoded by the coding sequence ATGGGACAATTAACCGTCGTAACAGGAGGAGCTAGGAGTGGGAAGTCTCGTTATGCAGAATCTCAGCTAATAGAAAAAGAATTGGTATATTATATTGCAACAGGGATATCAGATCCAAATGATCAGGAAATGCAAGATAGAATTCATCATCACCGTTTACAAAGACCTAGTCAATGGCAGACTCATGAAGGCTATTTAAATTTACCTACTTTTTTCAAGGAACACCAAAAAGAAACGTGCAGTTATTTATTTGATTGTGCAACGTTATTTACAACCAATTATTTTTTCTACTTATTAGGAAAAACATTTGACTTATCTCCAACAGAATATGATGAGTTTATCGAAAAAATGTCAATGACAGATGTGAATAAATTGGAAAAAGAAATTATGGTGGAGTGGAAAAAAATTATTGCAGAGTTGAAGAATAGTCGGGCAGAGAACTGTTTCATTGTGACCAATGAAATTGGTTTAGGGCTGGTTCCTATGAACAAATTCGGCCGATTGTTCCGTGATATTTTAGGACGTGTCAATCAATATTTAGCAAAGGAGGCGGATGCTGTTTATTTTGTTATAAGCGGTCTTCCTCAAAAAATAAAATGA
- a CDS encoding precorrin-2 dehydrogenase/sirohydrochlorin ferrochelatase family protein yields MCKMVAAYPVMLAIKNQPVLVVGGGRIAKRKIQELLENGAEVTVVSPSLAEGLDPTVFTWIKGVFDEKIVHGFWLVFACTDDQEVNQKVVAACQKGQLVNDTSNQRNSNFFNMATIKTEDYLLGISTYGKNPSLSKKIKEKLMQYLAK; encoded by the coding sequence ATGTGTAAGATGGTAGCAGCTTATCCGGTCATGCTAGCTATCAAAAATCAACCAGTTTTAGTGGTTGGTGGTGGTAGGATTGCGAAACGAAAAATTCAAGAATTATTAGAAAATGGTGCTGAGGTAACAGTTGTTAGTCCAAGCCTGGCTGAAGGGTTAGATCCAACTGTTTTTACTTGGATTAAGGGAGTATTTGACGAAAAAATAGTTCATGGCTTTTGGTTAGTGTTTGCTTGTACAGACGATCAAGAAGTGAATCAAAAAGTTGTAGCTGCTTGTCAAAAGGGACAATTAGTGAATGATACGAGCAATCAAAGAAACTCCAACTTTTTTAATATGGCAACCATTAAAACAGAAGATTATTTACTTGGTATTTCGACTTACGGTAAAAATCCAAGTCTAAGTAAGAAAATAAAAGAAAAATTAATGCAATATTTGGCAAAGTAA
- a CDS encoding energy-coupling factor ABC transporter substrate-binding protein: MKKNLTLIAIVVILMISAFVFNSTGEYGGSDDAAETLITELRPDYEPWFEPIYEPKSGEIESLLFTLQGSIGVGIIAYAIGYYKGKGKEKNVDH, translated from the coding sequence ATGAAAAAGAATTTAACGTTGATTGCAATTGTTGTTATTTTAATGATTAGTGCCTTTGTTTTTAATTCAACTGGAGAGTATGGTGGATCAGATGATGCGGCTGAAACATTAATTACTGAGCTACGTCCTGATTATGAACCTTGGTTTGAGCCAATCTATGAACCTAAAAGTGGTGAGATTGAGAGTCTATTATTCACCTTGCAAGGTAGCATTGGAGTAGGAATTATTGCCTATGCAATTGGGTATTACAAAGGTAAAGGGAAAGAAAAAAATGTTGATCATTGA
- a CDS encoding energy-coupling factor ABC transporter ATP-binding protein, translating into MLEVKKVAYSYQEGQTILKDLTLEFKEGHVYGLLGANGSGKSTLFLSLMGLLKPQKGMIAYQGKPLSYKKKDLYIYRQEVSLVFQNPDQQIFYSIVKDDVAFALRNLGYEEAEITHRVDKVLLELGISHLKEKPVQYLSYGQKKRVAIAGALALESKWLLLDEPTAGLDPEGRRLMMSVINRLAKQGKNIIISSHDMDLVYDCCDYFYLLADGKLLTQGTKETAFIDRELLLQANLEQPWLVKIHQQFNLPLFENEQSFFSQQNKKE; encoded by the coding sequence ATGTTAGAGGTAAAAAAAGTAGCCTATTCTTATCAAGAAGGTCAAACAATTTTAAAAGATTTAACGTTAGAGTTTAAGGAAGGTCATGTTTATGGTTTATTAGGTGCCAATGGTTCAGGTAAATCGACCTTATTTCTATCATTAATGGGATTATTAAAGCCACAAAAAGGAATGATTGCTTATCAAGGTAAACCTCTCTCTTATAAAAAAAAGGATTTGTATATTTATCGACAAGAAGTTTCTCTAGTATTTCAAAATCCAGATCAACAGATTTTTTATTCAATTGTCAAAGATGATGTGGCTTTTGCTTTAAGAAATTTAGGGTATGAAGAAGCGGAGATAACACATCGAGTTGATAAAGTTTTATTAGAATTAGGGATTAGCCACCTTAAAGAAAAACCGGTTCAATATCTCAGTTATGGACAAAAAAAAAGAGTAGCCATTGCAGGCGCCTTAGCTTTGGAGAGCAAATGGTTGTTATTAGATGAGCCAACTGCCGGTTTAGATCCTGAAGGTAGACGTTTGATGATGTCAGTTATTAATCGCTTGGCTAAGCAAGGAAAAAACATTATCATTTCTAGTCATGACATGGATCTGGTTTATGATTGTTGTGATTATTTTTATTTATTAGCCGATGGGAAATTACTAACTCAAGGAACTAAGGAGACAGCCTTTATTGATCGTGAACTATTACTACAAGCAAATTTAGAGCAACCATGGCTTGTTAAAATTCATCAGCAGTTCAACTTGCCATTATTTGAAAATGAACAATCATTTTTTTCACAACAAAACAAAAAAGAATGA
- a CDS encoding cobyric acid synthase, whose amino-acid sequence MNKAQAIMVQGTASDAGKSVLAAGLCRVFKEDGYDVVPFKSQNMALNSYITATGDEMGRAQVFQAEAAGIAPDVRMNPVLLKPSTDQQSQVVFLGKVLKDMNVLEYHDYKLTLLPQIKSVYDELRQENDRIVIEGAGSPAEINLNDRDIVNMGMAKLVDAPVILVADIDKGGVFASIYGTLALMKPEDKRRVIGVVINKFRGDKKLLESGLEMIEELTGVPIIGVMPYLSLDIDEEDSVVLSTKQTQFDESKELDIAVISLPRMSNFTDMRSLEQQPDVSLRYVKKLSDLKQPDLLVIPGTKNTVEDAVYLKESGLAKAINDCHARGSQIVGICGGYQLLGEVLSEGSMSVPGLSLLPLETTFLEEKVTTQVEANVSKHLVKGYEIHMGETRDKSGKLASFAKITRENGQETERYDGVVSEDNSIVGTYLHGIFDNISWSRELLNRLRVNKGLTEIVGNTESLETQKDREYTKLAQAMRDNLDLEFVYAEMAKYGKDS is encoded by the coding sequence ATGAACAAAGCGCAGGCAATTATGGTACAAGGGACAGCTTCAGATGCTGGTAAAAGTGTCTTAGCAGCTGGATTATGTCGAGTCTTTAAGGAAGATGGTTATGATGTAGTCCCTTTTAAATCTCAAAATATGGCGTTAAATTCATATATAACAGCAACTGGGGATGAGATGGGACGCGCCCAAGTTTTCCAAGCAGAAGCAGCAGGGATTGCCCCAGATGTTCGCATGAATCCAGTTTTATTGAAACCATCTACTGATCAACAGTCACAAGTGGTTTTTTTAGGAAAAGTATTAAAAGATATGAACGTATTAGAATATCATGATTATAAGTTAACCTTATTGCCTCAAATTAAGTCAGTTTACGATGAACTAAGACAAGAAAACGATCGAATTGTAATAGAAGGAGCAGGTAGCCCCGCTGAGATAAATCTCAATGATCGTGATATTGTTAATATGGGGATGGCAAAATTAGTTGATGCGCCAGTTATTTTAGTCGCTGATATTGATAAAGGTGGCGTTTTTGCTAGTATTTATGGCACATTAGCCTTAATGAAACCAGAAGATAAGAGACGTGTGATAGGTGTTGTGATTAATAAATTTAGAGGCGACAAAAAATTATTAGAGTCAGGTTTAGAGATGATTGAAGAGTTAACGGGTGTCCCTATAATTGGGGTTATGCCATATCTTTCCCTAGATATTGATGAGGAAGATAGTGTTGTATTATCGACAAAGCAAACTCAGTTTGATGAAAGTAAAGAATTAGATATTGCCGTGATTAGTTTGCCTAGAATGTCCAATTTCACTGATATGCGTAGTTTAGAACAACAGCCAGATGTGTCATTACGCTATGTTAAAAAATTAAGTGACCTAAAGCAACCAGACTTACTAGTGATTCCAGGGACGAAAAATACAGTTGAAGATGCTGTCTATCTTAAAGAAAGTGGCTTAGCCAAAGCGATTAATGATTGTCATGCTCGCGGTTCGCAAATTGTTGGTATTTGTGGTGGGTATCAATTATTAGGAGAGGTTTTAAGCGAAGGGAGTATGTCTGTTCCAGGTCTTAGTTTATTACCTCTTGAGACTACTTTTTTAGAAGAAAAAGTAACAACTCAAGTCGAAGCAAACGTCAGTAAACACTTAGTCAAAGGTTACGAAATTCACATGGGTGAAACCCGAGATAAAAGTGGGAAATTAGCTAGCTTTGCTAAAATCACACGAGAAAATGGCCAAGAAACTGAGCGTTATGATGGTGTTGTATCAGAAGATAATAGCATTGTTGGAACATATCTTCATGGGATATTTGATAATATCAGTTGGTCTCGTGAATTGTTAAATCGTTTACGGGTAAACAAGGGATTGACTGAAATAGTTGGCAATACCGAATCATTAGAAACTCAAAAAGATCGTGAATATACTAAGTTAGCTCAAGCTATGCGTGACAATCTAGATTTAGAGTTTGTTTATGCTGAAATGGCTAAGTATGGAAAGGATTCGTAA
- the hemC gene encoding hydroxymethylbilane synthase produces MSMTHVERSGDLKKKYIVGSRKSQLAMTQTKQTVALIQEKFPDIEIEIKGIVTKGDRLVDVHLSEIGGKGVFMKQIEAAILAGEIDFAVHSMKDVPSYLPPEVTLAAIPKRNSPWDLLISKEPLASLDELPLNSIIGTSSVRRGAQLLAWRPDLQLKNIRGNIDSRYRKLHEEDYDAIILAEAGLNRLGWQDKVTGIRLTKDLCVPAVGQGALGIECRSDRQDVIELLKAIDCPETRKCVSAERVFLSQMDGSCTFPIGAYSELIEGKLTLTGLLSNGDGSIILKETVQNENPNQLGETTAELFNKQGAKELIKKFREING; encoded by the coding sequence ATGTCAATGACGCATGTAGAAAGAAGTGGCGATTTGAAGAAAAAATATATTGTTGGCTCGAGAAAAAGTCAATTAGCAATGACACAAACCAAACAAACTGTAGCCTTGATTCAAGAAAAATTTCCAGATATTGAGATTGAAATTAAAGGAATTGTAACAAAAGGCGATCGTTTAGTTGATGTTCATCTATCAGAAATTGGTGGCAAGGGTGTCTTTATGAAACAAATTGAGGCGGCCATTCTAGCAGGAGAAATTGATTTTGCTGTTCATAGTATGAAAGATGTGCCCTCATACTTACCACCTGAGGTGACACTGGCTGCTATTCCGAAACGTAATAGTCCATGGGATTTATTAATTTCGAAAGAACCTTTAGCTAGTTTAGATGAGCTACCGCTAAATAGCATTATTGGAACAAGTAGTGTAAGAAGAGGGGCACAGTTACTTGCTTGGCGACCAGATCTGCAGTTGAAAAATATTCGTGGTAATATTGATTCTCGTTATCGTAAATTACATGAAGAAGACTATGATGCCATTATTTTAGCTGAGGCGGGTCTTAATCGTCTTGGGTGGCAAGATAAAGTGACAGGGATCCGTCTTACAAAAGACCTGTGCGTCCCAGCTGTCGGACAAGGTGCTTTAGGAATTGAATGTCGCAGTGACCGCCAAGATGTTATTGAATTATTAAAAGCTATTGACTGTCCAGAGACTAGAAAATGTGTGAGTGCTGAGCGTGTTTTTCTAAGCCAAATGGATGGAAGTTGTACTTTTCCAATTGGGGCTTATAGTGAGTTAATAGAAGGGAAATTGACTCTAACAGGACTGTTAAGTAATGGGGATGGTTCGATTATTTTAAAAGAGACCGTCCAAAATGAAAATCCTAACCAATTAGGAGAGACCACCGCAGAGTTATTTAATAAACAAGGTGCGAAGGAATTAATCAAAAAATTCCGCGAAATAAATGGTTAG
- the yjeM gene encoding glutamate/gamma-aminobutyrate family transporter YjeM: MLDSKEVSLSQFRLILMITTTVYSFSAMSNAFFLMGYAAIPWYIIAALVFFIPYTFIVSELSSTYKDQEGGLYTWLKSSLSERPAFIATFLWYSSYILWMTSVFMKLWIPFSIFIFGQDQTKSDWHFMGLSNRQIVGIMAVLAVIVVTKLVNLGFKQVTRMMLLGGTLVLTLFAIAVVGNGFLLIKNGGVLAEPLRNGVAFVSSPNPNYSGILGNLAFFTFGITAFGGLDTVASMVDQVKNAKRRFPVALLIGTLLIVCNYLLGIMLWGSSVHWQSVLSGEGIHLGNAMYVLMENLGYQVSLAAGLPVAKAEFMAHLLVRYTGFALFFVYIGLLSSIIYVPLKSLLSGTPTGYWSPKVRQRNSHRIYHNAMWIQCICVSGFILLVSFGGEHINDLYNQLTLMTNISRSLPYLLVALSFPAFKRGKTDHTSFSVLKSKKSYYWASFSVVTSIFLSIVFTVIQPLVKGDYQTVFFLMVGPIFFTIIAMMLQNFLEKKQLKFN; the protein is encoded by the coding sequence ATGTTAGATAGTAAGGAAGTTTCATTGTCACAATTTAGATTGATTTTAATGATTACTACAACCGTTTATTCGTTTTCAGCCATGTCAAATGCCTTCTTCTTAATGGGCTATGCGGCGATACCATGGTATATTATTGCAGCATTGGTGTTTTTTATTCCGTATACATTTATTGTGTCGGAATTATCATCAACTTATAAGGATCAAGAAGGTGGCCTTTATACATGGCTAAAATCGTCATTATCTGAACGTCCAGCTTTCATTGCAACCTTCTTATGGTACAGTAGCTATATTTTATGGATGACTAGCGTTTTTATGAAATTATGGATTCCTTTTTCTATTTTTATTTTTGGGCAAGATCAAACTAAAAGTGACTGGCACTTTATGGGCCTTTCAAATCGTCAAATTGTGGGGATTATGGCAGTTTTAGCTGTGATTGTTGTGACTAAATTAGTTAATTTAGGGTTCAAGCAAGTAACCAGGATGATGTTACTTGGTGGGACATTAGTGTTAACTTTATTTGCAATTGCTGTAGTGGGAAATGGTTTTTTACTCATTAAAAATGGCGGTGTGTTAGCTGAACCCTTAAGAAATGGGGTTGCTTTTGTTTCTTCACCTAATCCTAATTATAGTGGTATTTTAGGTAATTTAGCGTTCTTTACCTTTGGTATTACAGCTTTCGGTGGTCTTGATACCGTTGCAAGTATGGTAGATCAAGTAAAAAATGCGAAACGTCGTTTTCCAGTAGCTCTCTTAATTGGTACGCTTTTAATTGTTTGTAACTACTTATTAGGGATTATGTTATGGGGAAGTAGTGTTCATTGGCAATCTGTTTTGTCAGGTGAGGGGATTCATCTAGGTAATGCAATGTACGTTTTGATGGAAAATTTAGGCTATCAAGTTTCTTTAGCCGCAGGCTTACCTGTGGCCAAGGCTGAATTTATGGCACATTTACTAGTTCGTTATACTGGCTTTGCTTTATTTTTTGTCTATATTGGTCTATTATCATCAATTATTTATGTACCATTGAAAAGTTTACTTAGTGGGACGCCCACTGGTTATTGGTCACCTAAGGTTCGTCAACGCAACAGTCACCGAATTTATCACAATGCTATGTGGATTCAATGTATTTGTGTTTCAGGCTTTATTTTATTAGTTTCATTTGGAGGCGAACATATTAATGATTTGTATAATCAACTAACATTAATGACTAATATTTCACGGTCGTTACCTTACCTATTAGTAGCGCTCTCTTTCCCTGCTTTTAAAAGAGGTAAGACTGATCATACTTCTTTTAGTGTTTTAAAAAGTAAAAAAAGTTATTATTGGGCAAGTTTTAGTGTAGTGACTAGTATCTTTTTAAGCATAGTATTTACAGTTATTCAACCACTAGTTAAAGGAGATTATCAAACGGTATTCTTCTTGATGGTTGGGCCAATTTTCTTTACTATTATTGCTATGATGCTCCAAAACTTTTTAGAAAAAAAACAATTGAAATTTAATTAA
- a CDS encoding histidine phosphatase family protein, which yields MIYLIRHGETNLNRERKFYGELDISLNEQGIVQGQSLQEQLNKITFSKIYTSHLKRTIEMAELVTQKSATDFIMMRELGEKGFGLWEGLSADEIEATFPKEWAAWLEQPFTITPPQAESFVQFKERVEKVFRDIYRSLREEPETNILIVSHLGVLRLICQLVEKDQEFWDIDIPQGTYKVIDNKRIELI from the coding sequence ATGATTTATCTAATCAGGCATGGTGAAACTAATTTAAATCGCGAGCGTAAGTTTTATGGTGAATTGGATATCTCATTAAATGAGCAAGGGATAGTGCAGGGTCAATCTTTACAGGAACAATTGAACAAAATAACATTTTCAAAAATTTACACGAGTCATTTGAAGCGAACCATTGAAATGGCAGAATTAGTGACGCAAAAATCGGCAACTGATTTTATAATGATGCGGGAGTTAGGAGAAAAAGGGTTTGGTCTGTGGGAAGGATTATCTGCTGACGAGATTGAAGCAACTTTTCCTAAAGAATGGGCAGCTTGGTTAGAACAGCCTTTTACTATTACACCGCCACAAGCCGAATCTTTTGTCCAATTTAAGGAACGTGTAGAAAAAGTATTTAGGGATATTTATAGGAGTCTCAGAGAAGAGCCAGAAACCAATATTCTAATCGTCAGTCATCTAGGGGTTTTAAGACTTATATGTCAATTAGTTGAAAAAGATCAAGAGTTTTGGGATATCGACATTCCTCAGGGGACTTATAAAGTGATAGACAATAAAAGAATTGAACTTATATAA